A portion of the Clostridium gelidum genome contains these proteins:
- a CDS encoding Dph6-related ATP pyrophosphatase, which yields MNKEKVVISFSGGKDSTLSLYRMIKEGYEVIGLLVTFDEQNNSCFHRIPKNILKEVSKQLEIPLIEVDCSGGKVYEEEFEDALKISKDKGAEICVFGDIDIEAHKKWCLDRCDVAGIKGMFPLWQENREKLTNEFIDYGFKAVIKKINLKTLGQEFLGKELNKDVVNEVKKLGCDPSGENGEYHTLVFDGPIFKQRVKFNKVNKEITEEFGYLTIDNV from the coding sequence ATGAATAAAGAAAAAGTTGTAATTTCATTTAGTGGAGGTAAGGATAGTACGTTATCTTTATATAGAATGATTAAAGAAGGTTATGAAGTAATTGGACTTTTAGTTACATTTGATGAGCAAAATAATTCATGTTTTCATAGAATACCAAAAAATATTTTAAAAGAAGTATCAAAACAATTAGAAATTCCACTAATTGAAGTAGATTGCAGTGGTGGGAAAGTTTATGAAGAAGAATTTGAAGATGCATTAAAAATTTCAAAAGATAAGGGCGCAGAAATTTGTGTGTTTGGAGATATAGATATAGAAGCTCATAAAAAATGGTGCTTAGATAGATGTGATGTAGCAGGAATTAAAGGAATGTTTCCTTTATGGCAAGAGAATCGAGAAAAATTAACTAATGAATTCATAGATTATGGTTTTAAGGCTGTAATTAAAAAGATAAATTTAAAGACACTCGGCCAAGAATTTCTCGGTAAAGAATTAAATAAAGATGTTGTCAATGAAGTTAAAAAATTAGGCTGCGATCCAAGTGGTGAAAATGGAGAATATCATACATTAGTATTTGATGGCCCGATATTTAAACAAAGGGTTAAATTTAATAAAGTTAATAAAGAGATAACAGAAGAATTTGGATATTTAACAATTGATAATGTATAA
- a CDS encoding cobyric acid synthase, with protein MNKTSIMFLGTASSVGKSTLVTALCRYLKNQGLNVAPFKALNISLNSYVTKDGLEMGRAQVVQAEACRIEPESLMNPVLVKPSGDYTQIIVNGKVYCNIDPYKYKELNKELKIKVKKSYDKLSKKHDIIVLEGSGSCAEINLKDSDISNMAMAEVANAPVILVSDIDRGGVFASIVGTIMLLSEEERNRVKGVIINKFRGNIDLFKPAMKQLEDIIKIPVLGVMPYEKFDIEDEDSVTERIRNKEVDGTLDIAVIRLLHMSNFTDFNMIERMQGVTVRYVTNPNELKNPNLIIIPGTKNTIDDLRYIKENKLFDKIKELKESGTPIFGICGGYQMLGSFVLDKLGVEGNISQEDGFGFLDIKTRFNETKITKQTKGEILCDLKLVRSITGNTISGYEIHNGISKIGKKAIPFIKDFDGNIIGVCDAEKVVAGTYLHGIFDTENFINLFIKSLKESNDIIISEEAIIEKVTEYKDKEYDKLSRLFEENVDISKIKEIIKLKN; from the coding sequence ATGAATAAGACAAGTATAATGTTTTTGGGGACAGCATCCTCTGTTGGGAAAAGTACTTTAGTAACAGCGTTATGTAGATACTTAAAAAATCAGGGCTTAAATGTAGCTCCTTTTAAGGCTTTAAATATTTCATTAAATTCTTATGTTACAAAAGATGGATTAGAGATGGGAAGAGCTCAAGTAGTTCAAGCAGAAGCTTGCAGGATAGAACCAGAGTCTTTAATGAATCCAGTTTTAGTAAAGCCTAGTGGTGATTATACACAAATAATAGTAAATGGAAAAGTTTATTGCAATATTGATCCATATAAATATAAAGAACTTAATAAGGAATTAAAAATAAAAGTAAAGAAATCTTATGATAAATTAAGTAAAAAACATGATATTATTGTCCTAGAAGGGTCTGGGAGTTGTGCAGAAATAAATTTAAAAGATAGTGATATTTCTAATATGGCTATGGCAGAAGTTGCAAATGCACCAGTAATTTTAGTTTCAGATATTGATAGAGGTGGAGTTTTTGCATCAATTGTTGGAACAATTATGTTATTATCAGAGGAAGAAAGAAATAGGGTAAAAGGTGTAATAATAAATAAATTTAGAGGTAATATAGATTTATTTAAACCTGCCATGAAGCAATTAGAAGATATTATAAAAATTCCTGTTCTTGGAGTTATGCCTTATGAAAAATTCGATATTGAAGATGAAGATAGTGTAACTGAAAGAATTAGGAATAAAGAGGTAGATGGAACTCTAGATATTGCTGTTATTAGGCTTTTACATATGTCAAACTTTACTGACTTTAATATGATTGAAAGAATGCAAGGAGTAACAGTTAGATATGTTACAAATCCTAATGAATTAAAAAATCCAAATTTAATTATAATTCCTGGAACAAAGAATACAATAGATGATTTAAGATATATAAAAGAAAATAAGTTATTTGATAAAATAAAAGAATTAAAAGAAAGTGGGACACCTATATTTGGAATATGTGGTGGTTATCAGATGCTTGGGAGTTTTGTTCTAGACAAACTAGGTGTAGAGGGGAATATTTCACAAGAAGATGGATTTGGTTTCCTTGATATAAAAACAAGATTTAATGAAACAAAAATTACAAAGCAAACAAAAGGTGAGATTTTATGCGATCTTAAATTAGTAAGATCCATAACTGGAAATACAATAAGTGGTTATGAAATTCATAACGGAATAAGTAAAATAGGAAAAAAAGCAATTCCGTTTATAAAGGATTTTGACGGAAATATTATAGGGGTATGCGATGCGGAAAAAGTGGTTGCAGGAACTTATCTTCATGGTATATTTGACACAGAAAATTTTATAAATTTATTTATAAAATCTCTTAAAGAAAGTAATGACATAATAATATCAGAAGAAGCAATTATAGAAAAGGTAACTGAGTATAAAGACAAGGAATATGATAAATTATCAAGGCTTTTTGAAGAAAATGTTGATATATCTAAAATTAAGGAAATAATAAAATTGAAAAATTAG
- a CDS encoding histidine phosphatase family protein — translation MNEIKLYLIRHGITDCNEKNLYCGKSDVDLSKNGIRDLIENAKKIKYPKCDFYFTSGAKRANQTLEILYPKNNYSILEKFFEYDFGDFELKSYEDIKLLKEYIGWIDDKEGNIKCPNGESRCEFRKRIKEGFTELIEYVVKENIKTALGVTHGGSIGMILEMLYDDKKKFYEWQPKNGEGYELTIIVSENAEFKIDKVSQIK, via the coding sequence ATGAATGAAATTAAATTATATTTAATTAGGCATGGAATAACAGATTGTAATGAAAAAAATTTATATTGCGGAAAAAGTGATGTTGATTTAAGTAAAAATGGAATTCGTGACTTAATAGAAAATGCAAAAAAGATTAAATATCCAAAATGTGATTTTTATTTTACAAGTGGAGCAAAAAGAGCAAATCAAACTCTAGAAATTCTTTATCCTAAAAATAATTATAGTATATTAGAAAAATTTTTTGAATATGATTTTGGGGATTTTGAATTAAAGTCATATGAAGATATAAAATTATTAAAAGAATACATAGGTTGGATAGATGATAAGGAAGGAAATATAAAATGTCCAAATGGAGAAAGTAGATGTGAGTTTAGAAAAAGAATTAAAGAAGGATTTACAGAACTCATAGAATATGTTGTAAAAGAAAATATAAAAACAGCATTAGGAGTAACTCATGGTGGAAGTATAGGCATGATATTAGAAATGCTATATGATGATAAAAAGAAATTTTATGAGTGGCAACCTAAAAATGGTGAAGGATATGAATTAACTATAATTGTATCTGAAAATGCAGAATTTAAAATAGATAAAGTATCTCAAATAAAATAA
- the cbiB gene encoding adenosylcobinamide-phosphate synthase CbiB: MIELSIGFILDLIIGDPNNPFHPVRGIAYVASKFEMIFRRILKKYLKFAGLMTWIFTVAITFVITFGIVNVAKKFNIYFGIILEGILIYFCIASKGLVVEGYKVIKFLIHDDLDGARKQLSFIVGRDTANLSKQGIIKAVVETIAENMADGIIAPLFYAGIFGAPLAFVYKAVNTLDSMFGYKNDKYMDFGYFPAKLDDVFNYIPARITGLLIVLASAILRYEYKNSFKIYKRDRYNHTSPNSAHPEAAMAGALRVQLGGSNYYFGKLVEKPTIGDNLKEIDIKDIHKTAKVLYLSSVMAFVLALALREIIVILCG; encoded by the coding sequence ATGATTGAATTAAGCATAGGATTTATTTTAGATTTAATAATTGGAGATCCTAACAATCCATTTCATCCTGTCAGAGGAATTGCATATGTTGCAAGCAAATTTGAAATGATATTTAGAAGGATTTTAAAAAAGTATTTAAAATTTGCGGGACTTATGACTTGGATATTCACAGTTGCAATAACATTTGTAATTACATTTGGAATTGTAAATGTAGCTAAGAAATTTAATATTTATTTTGGTATTATTTTAGAAGGGATTTTAATATATTTTTGTATAGCATCAAAAGGACTTGTGGTTGAAGGGTATAAGGTAATAAAATTTTTAATACATGATGATTTAGATGGCGCAAGAAAACAACTATCGTTTATTGTAGGACGTGATACTGCAAATCTAAGTAAACAGGGCATAATAAAAGCAGTTGTTGAAACCATAGCTGAAAATATGGCAGATGGTATTATAGCACCTTTATTTTATGCAGGAATTTTTGGTGCACCATTAGCTTTTGTATATAAAGCAGTTAATACTTTAGATTCAATGTTTGGATATAAAAATGATAAATATATGGATTTTGGATATTTTCCAGCTAAATTAGATGATGTTTTTAATTATATTCCAGCTAGGATAACTGGTTTGTTAATAGTACTAGCCTCTGCAATATTAAGATATGAATATAAAAATAGTTTTAAGATTTATAAAAGAGACAGATATAATCATACAAGCCCCAATAGTGCTCATCCAGAAGCAGCAATGGCTGGAGCACTAAGAGTACAACTTGGAGGATCAAATTACTATTTTGGAAAACTTGTAGAAAAGCCTACAATAGGTGATAATCTTAAGGAAATTGATATTAAAGATATTCATAAAACGGCTAAGGTTCTTTACTTATCTTCAGTAATGGCATTTGTACTTGCTTTAGCACTTAGAGAAATAATAGTAATATTGTGTGGGTAG
- the ade gene encoding adenine deaminase yields the protein MNKQTLVNHIKASSGSIKCDLVIKNITIIDVFNKDRFVDNVGIKDGYIVGIGEYEGEKNIDGTNKYICPGLIDSHCHIESSLVTPAEYYKVALINGITSVIADPHEISNVMGTDGLNFMLDASEEIPFDVYFMLPSCVPGTSFESSGATLLAKDLKNFYKNHKVLGLAEVMDYPAVSNCEENMIDKIYDAMTFNKVIDGHGAGLTPMMTNTYRSANILTDHECNNAKEALEKVRRGMYILIREGSVAKNLKELLPAVNENNSNRFCICTDDKHIDDIELNGSINSSITYAIKTGLRPETAIQMATINPSNLYKLNNKGAIAPGYIADFVLLDNLEEFKISQVYKEGILVVNDGEIINCKDDLTNHSCINHTCDNYVNLPTLSEYNFKINIPNNKSNKLNVISIIPNKLESIHLKLNISDIASMKDTNCEFFKFSPIDDLIKICVIERHKASGNIGLGILKGLGIKEGAIGTTIAHDSHNLILAGTNDKDMLFAAKELEKMHGGIIVVKDETVLAHIKLEIGGLMTSRKYTEIESDLKNLHSAIKIIAPSINFNPFLTLSFLSLPVIPELKITDKGLFDVVNFKFIDICE from the coding sequence TTGAATAAACAAACACTAGTAAATCACATTAAGGCTTCAAGCGGAAGTATAAAATGTGACTTAGTGATTAAAAATATAACTATAATTGATGTTTTTAATAAAGATAGATTTGTAGATAACGTTGGTATTAAAGATGGTTATATTGTAGGCATTGGTGAGTATGAGGGTGAGAAAAATATAGATGGTACTAACAAATATATCTGTCCTGGTCTTATTGACTCCCATTGCCATATAGAATCAAGTTTAGTTACACCTGCTGAATACTATAAAGTAGCTTTAATAAACGGCATTACATCTGTAATTGCAGATCCTCATGAAATATCAAATGTAATGGGTACTGATGGTCTAAATTTTATGCTTGATGCATCAGAGGAAATTCCTTTTGATGTATACTTTATGCTTCCATCTTGTGTTCCCGGAACTAGCTTTGAAAGTTCTGGTGCAACTTTACTTGCTAAAGACTTAAAGAACTTTTATAAAAATCATAAAGTTTTAGGATTGGCTGAAGTTATGGATTACCCCGCTGTATCAAATTGCGAAGAAAATATGATTGATAAAATCTATGATGCTATGACTTTCAACAAAGTAATTGATGGGCACGGAGCAGGTTTAACGCCTATGATGACAAATACTTATAGAAGCGCTAATATCTTGACAGATCACGAATGTAATAATGCAAAAGAAGCTCTTGAAAAAGTCAGACGTGGTATGTACATTTTAATTAGAGAAGGTAGTGTTGCTAAGAATTTAAAAGAATTATTGCCAGCAGTTAATGAAAACAATAGCAATAGATTTTGTATTTGTACTGATGATAAACATATAGATGATATTGAACTTAACGGCTCAATTAATAGTTCAATTACTTATGCTATAAAGACTGGATTAAGACCTGAAACAGCTATCCAAATGGCAACTATTAACCCTTCTAATTTATACAAGTTAAATAACAAAGGCGCAATTGCTCCTGGCTATATTGCTGACTTTGTTTTATTAGATAATTTAGAAGAATTTAAAATATCTCAGGTTTATAAAGAAGGAATACTTGTTGTAAATGATGGTGAAATTATCAATTGTAAAGATGATTTAACTAATCACTCATGCATAAATCATACATGCGATAACTATGTAAATCTTCCAACATTAAGTGAATATAACTTTAAAATTAATATTCCAAATAATAAATCCAACAAATTAAATGTAATTTCAATAATCCCAAACAAGCTAGAAAGCATTCACTTAAAGTTAAATATTTCTGATATTGCTTCAATGAAAGATACTAACTGTGAATTCTTTAAGTTTTCACCCATAGATGACTTAATAAAAATTTGTGTTATAGAACGACATAAGGCCTCTGGAAATATAGGTCTTGGAATATTAAAGGGTCTCGGAATTAAAGAAGGTGCAATTGGAACTACCATTGCTCATGATTCACACAACCTAATTCTTGCTGGAACAAATGATAAAGATATGTTATTTGCAGCTAAAGAATTAGAAAAAATGCACGGTGGTATAATAGTTGTTAAAGATGAGACTGTTCTAGCACATATTAAGCTTGAAATTGGTGGGCTTATGACGAGTAGAAAATATACTGAAATTGAATCTGATTTAAAAAATCTTCATTCTGCAATTAAAATAATAGCTCCAAGTATTAATTTCAATCCTTTTTTGACGCTTTCCTTCTTATCTTTGCCAGTAATACCAGAGTTAAAAATTACAGATAAAGGTTTATTTGATGTTGTTAACTTTAAATTTATAGACATCTGTGAATAA
- the cobD gene encoding threonine-phosphate decarboxylase CobD, with translation MASFGHGGNAKEISRSNKIDYDKILDFSANINPLGMPLSVKKAIIEGLDEAQKYPDITYFELKGAIGEFENINKENLILGNGAAEVLFNVVRGINPKNTLILAPTFSEYEEATKAVNGNIIYYKLKEENNFYIQEDILDNINSELDLIFICNPNNPTGVITSKDLLVKILIKSNKNNVIVVIDESFLDFIEGNLSMISYINEYENLIIIKSLTKFFALPGIRIGYGICGNILLKEKIEKISPAWNINIFAEIATKTGTLDENYIKKSIKYIRAEKEYLYNKLKEINQLKVYEPSVNFILLKIHIKLDLKEELLKKNILIRSCSNYEGLDNSYYRIAVRTHEENTKLVTDIRNIIEIYKNE, from the coding sequence ATGGCAAGTTTTGGTCATGGTGGTAATGCTAAAGAAATAAGCAGATCAAATAAAATAGATTATGATAAAATACTTGATTTTTCAGCTAATATAAATCCACTTGGAATGCCGCTTAGTGTAAAGAAGGCAATTATAGAAGGTTTAGATGAAGCTCAGAAATATCCTGATATAACTTATTTTGAACTTAAAGGTGCAATAGGAGAATTTGAAAACATAAATAAAGAAAATTTAATATTAGGAAATGGAGCCGCTGAAGTTTTATTTAATGTAGTTAGAGGAATTAATCCAAAGAATACACTTATTTTAGCACCCACTTTTTCAGAATATGAAGAAGCAACAAAAGCTGTAAATGGGAATATTATTTATTATAAATTAAAAGAAGAAAATAACTTTTATATACAAGAAGATATTTTAGATAATATAAATAGTGAGTTAGATTTAATATTTATATGTAATCCTAATAATCCAACTGGAGTTATAACTTCAAAGGATTTGCTAGTAAAGATTTTGATTAAATCAAATAAAAATAATGTTATAGTGGTAATAGATGAATCTTTCTTAGATTTTATAGAAGGAAATTTATCCATGATTTCTTACATAAATGAATATGAAAATTTAATTATAATAAAATCATTAACTAAATTTTTTGCACTTCCAGGTATAAGGATTGGATATGGAATATGTGGTAATATATTATTAAAAGAAAAAATAGAAAAAATATCTCCAGCCTGGAATATAAATATTTTTGCAGAAATAGCTACAAAAACTGGAACTTTAGACGAAAATTACATTAAGAAATCTATAAAATATATAAGAGCTGAAAAAGAGTATTTATATAATAAATTAAAAGAAATAAACCAGCTAAAAGTATATGAGCCAAGCGTAAATTTTATTTTATTAAAGATTCATATAAAACTAGATCTTAAAGAAGAGCTTTTAAAGAAGAACATCTTAATACGAAGTTGTAGTAATTATGAAGGATTAGATAATAGTTATTATAGGATTGCAGTAAGAACTCATGAAGAAAATACAAAATTAGTAACGGATATAAGAAATATAATTGAAATATATAAAAATGAATAG
- a CDS encoding beta/alpha barrel domain-containing protein: protein MIVGNQELFKYIERRAKYNVKDKKFFRNTDILKEAFLVSEDTAYEILKDIMSRKNIKNTKEAVIEEYMNMLGDGYASLKEQMELFGGHKLSAIKKEAELRFRKFKEGTIIDVLKDVYNVAEEDIPSTLMRYMDSLTAQEFAFKVNINTFYKFLDDNMDELDKQAERYAL from the coding sequence ATGATAGTTGGAAATCAAGAATTATTTAAGTATATAGAAAGACGTGCAAAATATAATGTTAAGGATAAAAAGTTTTTTAGAAACACAGATATATTAAAAGAAGCATTTTTAGTATCTGAAGATACAGCATATGAAATACTAAAAGATATAATGTCTAGAAAAAACATTAAAAATACTAAAGAGGCAGTTATAGAGGAATATATGAATATGTTAGGAGATGGATATGCCTCTTTAAAAGAACAAATGGAATTGTTTGGAGGACATAAATTATCTGCTATAAAGAAAGAAGCAGAGCTTAGATTTAGAAAATTTAAGGAGGGTACTATTATAGATGTTCTTAAAGATGTTTATAATGTAGCAGAGGAAGATATACCTTCTACACTTATGAGATACATGGATTCTTTAACAGCTCAAGAATTTGCATTTAAAGTAAATATAAATACTTTTTATAAATTTCTAGATGACAATATGGATGAATTAGACAAACAAGCAGAAAGATATGCACTTTAA
- the yidA gene encoding sugar-phosphatase, giving the protein MYKLIALDMDGTLLTTDKKVSEKTEAAIKAAEAKGVKIVLASGRPLTGLNRYLEELDLLKGEDYVLSFNGGLVQNTKTGEIVSKVSLKGSDLKYIYKISKELNINIHAFSAKDGLIAPKTSKYTEYEATMNGIDLNIKDFNEVDDEEDIIKVMMIDPQDILDPAIEKLPSEIYKMYSVFKSSPFFLEFTHKEVDKGLGLKKLSEFLGIKREEIIACGDAGNDFSMVKYAGLGVAMGNAIAEVKEVAEFITTSNDEDGIAKVIEKFILNDSI; this is encoded by the coding sequence ATGTACAAACTAATTGCATTAGATATGGATGGAACATTACTTACTACGGATAAGAAAGTTTCAGAGAAGACTGAAGCAGCTATAAAAGCAGCAGAAGCTAAGGGCGTTAAAATAGTATTGGCTTCTGGAAGACCCTTGACTGGATTAAATAGATATTTAGAGGAACTAGATTTGCTAAAAGGTGAAGATTACGTACTTAGCTTTAATGGAGGATTAGTTCAAAATACTAAGACTGGAGAAATTGTATCGAAGGTTTCTCTAAAAGGTTCAGATTTGAAATACATATATAAAATAAGTAAAGAACTTAATATTAATATTCATGCTTTTTCTGCAAAAGATGGATTAATAGCACCTAAGACTAGTAAGTATACAGAATATGAAGCAACAATGAATGGAATTGATTTGAATATAAAGGATTTTAATGAAGTTGATGATGAGGAAGATATCATAAAGGTTATGATGATAGATCCACAAGACATATTAGATCCAGCTATAGAAAAACTACCAAGTGAGATTTATAAAATGTATAGCGTATTTAAAAGTTCACCATTTTTCTTAGAATTTACTCATAAAGAAGTAGATAAGGGGCTTGGATTAAAAAAGCTTAGTGAATTTCTTGGTATAAAGAGAGAAGAAATAATTGCTTGTGGAGATGCGGGCAATGATTTTTCTATGGTTAAGTATGCTGGACTTGGAGTTGCTATGGGAAATGCAATTGCAGAAGTTAAAGAAGTAGCTGAATTTATTACTACATCAAATGATGAAGATGGAATAGCAAAGGTAATAGAAAAATTCATTTTAAATGATTCTATATAG
- a CDS encoding HD-GYP domain-containing protein: MRLVPIENVRPNTVLGKSLYDIDGRILLRAGVVLRENTIAKIKQINILSIYIVDKYSDEEVEDIIKPELRQKAIITIKEAFSNIGRLNKTKPEKNGENDYTWQEQSYFYNIGKMAVNLIDDILNHKDVMLALVDIRSMDNYMYSHSVNVSVIALTIGMAFKLPKKKLEALCIGALIHDIGKSLLPKEVSDKQDQLTEDEKEIMKQHPRLGYKYLSSTYNINSLSKLIVLQHHERPDGKGYPDGISQDNIIDLSHIVSVANAYDNLSTDVPGKRAMFPSDVLEYLMSYAGTKFDYNIVNTFCRIVIPYPKGTIVEISTGEIAIVEETTPGFPLRPTVKIIDGPRVSNIGIKIDLIKEISIVISRVKYEI; encoded by the coding sequence ATGAGACTAGTTCCAATTGAAAATGTGAGGCCTAATACAGTACTTGGAAAATCATTATATGATATTGATGGTAGAATTTTGCTAAGAGCTGGAGTGGTTTTAAGAGAAAATACAATTGCAAAAATAAAACAAATAAATATTTTATCAATATATATAGTTGATAAATATAGCGATGAAGAAGTTGAAGATATTATTAAACCAGAATTAAGGCAAAAGGCAATTATAACTATAAAAGAAGCCTTTTCTAATATAGGACGACTTAATAAAACTAAGCCAGAGAAGAATGGTGAAAATGATTATACATGGCAAGAACAAAGTTATTTCTACAATATAGGTAAAATGGCAGTGAATTTGATAGATGATATATTAAATCATAAAGATGTAATGCTTGCACTAGTTGATATAAGAAGTATGGATAATTATATGTATTCTCACAGCGTAAATGTTTCAGTAATAGCCCTTACAATAGGTATGGCATTTAAATTGCCAAAAAAGAAATTAGAAGCTCTTTGCATCGGAGCTTTAATTCATGATATTGGCAAATCATTACTTCCGAAAGAGGTTTCAGATAAACAGGATCAATTAACTGAAGATGAAAAAGAAATAATGAAGCAGCATCCAAGACTTGGATATAAATATTTATCAAGTACATATAATATAAATAGTTTAAGTAAACTAATTGTTCTTCAACATCATGAGAGACCGGATGGAAAAGGATATCCAGATGGAATAAGTCAAGATAATATTATTGATTTAAGTCATATTGTAAGTGTTGCAAATGCTTATGATAATTTATCAACAGACGTGCCAGGAAAAAGAGCAATGTTTCCAAGTGATGTTTTAGAATATTTAATGTCATATGCAGGAACAAAGTTTGATTATAATATAGTTAATACTTTTTGCAGAATAGTAATTCCATATCCAAAAGGAACTATTGTGGAAATTAGTACTGGAGAAATAGCTATAGTTGAAGAAACAACTCCAGGGTTTCCTTTAAGGCCAACAGTAAAGATAATAGATGGCCCAAGAGTAAGTAATATAGGTATTAAGATTGATTTAATTAAAGAAATCTCTATAGTTATTAGTAGAGTAAAATATGAAATATAA
- a CDS encoding bifunctional adenosylcobinamide kinase/adenosylcobinamide-phosphate guanylyltransferase, with the protein MILIFGGAYNGKLEFAKEKYDIDNEGVFFCTDEHLKFDKKVLCGLHIFTRACVLRNINSLEILEDNINFLKDKIIICDEINSGIVPMDKLDRVWREETGRALQFLTKHSSSVYRIFFGLQEELTQRR; encoded by the coding sequence ATGATACTAATTTTTGGTGGAGCTTATAATGGAAAATTAGAATTTGCAAAGGAAAAGTATGATATAGATAATGAAGGTGTATTTTTCTGCACTGATGAACATTTAAAGTTTGATAAAAAGGTTTTATGTGGATTACATATTTTCACAAGAGCTTGTGTTTTAAGAAATATTAATTCACTAGAAATTTTAGAAGATAATATAAATTTCCTAAAAGATAAGATAATAATTTGCGATGAAATAAATTCAGGAATTGTTCCAATGGATAAGTTAGATAGAGTTTGGAGAGAAGAAACAGGTCGCGCATTACAGTTTCTAACAAAACATTCTTCTTCAGTATATAGAATATTCTTTGGACTGCAAGAAGAACTTACTCAGAGAAGGTAG
- the ytaF gene encoding sporulation membrane protein YtaF yields MLESLLLVSSLCIDSFVASIAYGTSKIRIPPLSAIIINLICTLTLACSLLIGSIFKSFLPGNLPTILGFLLLMAIGIYRLFEYIFKAYISKCSKSSSPLTFKIFDFQFILQVYADEIKADFDNSKCLNVKESFYLALALSLDSLAVGFGSSLCNINYMEVLMLCFVIGMLCVSLGVYLGRKFSQKVHLELSWLSGVLLILLAIIRVLK; encoded by the coding sequence ATGCTTGAGTCCTTATTATTAGTGTCCTCTTTATGTATAGATTCTTTTGTTGCAAGCATTGCTTATGGTACTTCTAAAATTCGTATACCACCTTTATCTGCAATAATAATAAATTTAATATGTACTCTTACGCTTGCTTGCTCTTTATTGATTGGATCTATATTCAAAAGCTTTCTTCCTGGCAATCTCCCTACAATTTTAGGATTTTTACTTTTAATGGCTATTGGAATATATCGATTATTTGAGTATATTTTTAAAGCATATATATCAAAATGTTCTAAATCTTCGTCTCCACTAACCTTCAAAATTTTTGATTTTCAATTTATTTTGCAGGTTTATGCAGACGAAATTAAAGCTGACTTTGATAACTCTAAATGTTTAAATGTTAAAGAATCATTTTATTTAGCTTTAGCCTTATCCTTAGACAGTCTTGCAGTTGGATTTGGTTCTAGCTTATGCAATATCAATTATATGGAAGTTCTAATGTTATGCTTTGTTATAGGAATGCTTTGTGTATCCCTAGGCGTATATCTTGGACGAAAATTTTCTCAAAAGGTACATCTTGAATTATCTTGGCTTTCAGGAGTACTACTTATACTATTGGCAATAATTAGGGTTTTAAAATAA